A genomic stretch from Lathyrus oleraceus cultivar Zhongwan6 chromosome 2, CAAS_Psat_ZW6_1.0, whole genome shotgun sequence includes:
- the LOC127121294 gene encoding zinc finger BED domain-containing protein DAYSLEEPER-like: MLKTFQQNSSNFDMDGHDSVMDFETEEHIGSTPPVSNNAGLLPQKRKNRSESWNHFTPMSSNTEMSKLAKCKHCGSLIKYNGGTSAMLAHLRRCSDNPDNAVNVTMHEPSSSSMENREAVVNSSPSAPKFDQEVSRMDLTKMFVAMELPFQKVEHPYLHRFIYGLQPKFKFTSRNTLARDILKNWDVEKAKMKTILSQNCRRVCITTDTWTSTQDSNYMCLTGHYIDNNWKLQKHILNFTQVTDYTGEIMAKTVKKCLNGWELNRVLSVTVDNASSNDVGIQHPVI, encoded by the coding sequence ATGCTTAAAACTTTTCAACAAAATTCTAGTAACTTCGATATGGATGGTCATGACAGTGTTATGGACTTTGAGACAGAAGAACATATTGGTTCTACACCTCCAGTTTCTAATAATGCTGGTTTGTTGCCTCAAAAGCGTAAAAATCGGTCAGAATCATGGAATCATTTTACACCGATGTCGTCGAACACAGAAATGTCAAAGTTAGCAAAATGCAAGCATTGTGGCTCCTTAATCAAGTATAATGGTGGAACAAGCGCTATGCTAGCTCATTTGAGAAGATGTAGTGATAATCCAGACAATGCGGTGAATGTGACGATGCATGAACCATCTTCAAGCTCAATGGAAAATAGGGAAGCGGTTGTTAATTCATCTCCTTCGGCTCCCAAATTTGACCAAGAAGTTAGCCGAATGGACTTGACAAAAATGTTTGTAGCCATGGAACTTCCGTTTCAAAAGGTAGAGCATCCATATTTACATAGGTTCATTTATGGCTTACAACCAAAATTTAAGTTCACATCACGCAATACACTAGCACGTGATATTTTGAAGAATTGGGACGTGGAGAAAGCGAAGATGAAGACTATTTTGTCACAAAATTGTCGCCGAGTTTGTATCACTACAGACACATGGACATCTACCCAAGACTCTAATTACATGTGTCTTACAGGGCATTACATTGATAACAATTGGAAGCTACAAAAACATATTTTGAATTTTACTCAAGTCACAGACTACACAGGAGAGATTATGGCCAAAACAGTTAAGAAGTGCTTAAATGGTTGGGAACTAAATCGTGTGCTTAGTGTTACCGTGGACAATGCATCTTCAAATGACGTCGGAATTCAACATCCTGTCATTTGA